AGCAGGAAGATTTCTCATGTTTTTTATTCATACACGAGAAAATGACACAAAAAAGAAACTTTTACAGATTTAAAAGAAAATATTCTTCAACCAAGTTTCGTTAACTATCCCGCCCGGGCAGAGTTTTTAATCAAATTTTTGGCTTAAATAAGCCATTTTTATTTTTAATTGCCCTCTTTTTTCCCCTTCCTTGCCACCCAACTTCCCAATACCCCCATCATCACACCCATCACAACCAGCGCAATCAATTTCCCCTGAGATCCCAGCACCAGCGCCAGCCCGCCAAACAACGCACACAAGGCATAAATAAAAACGATGACTTTTCGTTCGCTGAATCCGGCCTTCAACAATCGATGATGGAAGTGTCCCAAATCACCTTTGAGCGGAGACTGCCCTTTCGCAATGCGCCGCATCACCACCCAAAACGCATCCAAAATAGGAAAACCCATGATCAAAAACGCGGTGGCAATTTTCCCGCCTGAGAAAATCGACAAAATCGCGAGCATAAAACCCAAAAACATACTTCCCGTATCCCCCATCAACATCTTGGCCGGCGAAAAATCAAATCGCCAAAACGCCAAACACGCGCCTGCCAAAATAATGGCAAACATCGCCACATCGGTCTGATCAATATAATGAAAATGCGGCCGAATGCTGAGCACAAACAACAGCACGGACGCGAGAACCGAAATCCCACTCACCAGCCCCGGCAACCCGTCGAGCCAATTCACGGTATTCATAAGGAGAACGATCCAAAATACGGTAAAAATAACAGCCAATGTCGCATACGTGTGCACTGCCCCTCCCCAATGTAACGAAAATTGAAACGCATCGAGTGAAATCATGCCGCCAAACGGATTCGTGATCGACGTCACGCCCACCCCGGCCAGAACTACCAACAACGCAGCCACAATCTGAACAAACAACCGCAACAGCGGACTCAATCGAAATCGATCATCCAAAAAACTCACCAAAACAATCAATCCGGCGGCCCCGAGAACCGCGGTCAAACGAACGTCAATTTTCATGAATAAAAAAACGGAGACAAAAAACACCAACGCGAGAATGAGTCCGCCACTGTACGGCACGGGTTTGCGCTTCAAACCATAAAGGTGCGGACGATCCATCAATCCGATTTTTGGAAAAACTCGAAGCGCAAGAAAACTCAACACAAACGTAGCCACAAACGCAAAAAGTCCGGGCAAAACATACGGTCGAAACGCGTCGATGTAGAGAGAAAGGGATTCCATACGGGGACAGTTTAACACGTTACAATTTAATTTCTCCCAAATCTTCCACCGTAAATTCAATGGTCGCAAGGTACATATTCATAAAGGGAACTTCACTCAACGTATCCGGATTACCCACATTAAAAACAGGAGAGTCGAGATGAACATAACAAGCATAACCCGATTCTGAATTGGAAAGACAATCGGCTGAAATTGTATGATCATCAAAAACACCCAAAACCAAAGGATAAATACTGGTATTTAAAGGAAAAGACCCCACCACCGGACAAGACATTTCTACCTCCAACAAAGGGAAATTAACTCCTTTGGACCAAGCCAATTCTTGAAATTGTATTTTAGGCCAAGGCTTCTCTCCTTGCACCAACGTAAAAAAAGTCGTGGAAGGATTAAATTCAACCGATAATTCGTGCGCAAACAAATCCTTGGGATCCGAAACAATACAATTAGGATCTTCCGAAACAAAACCTGTAATTTTAGCGGTACCGTTTTGCTGGACCAAATTTCCTCCTTCAGCCGGGAAAACCAATTCAATATCCGCTTCCGCAGAACCCAAAAAAGCAAATTGCTTAATAGAGGGATCAATAGAAACTAAATCCGAAGACCAAACCACCGAATAATGAACATTAAATTTATGATATTTCTGAGGAGAAAGAAAATAACCGGCCATCCCGACAGCCAAGGCCGCGCCAACCGCAGCAACCGCAATAACTTTATTCATAAAGAAAATAAAAAAGTAAAAAGCAAACCGAGTATCGCATATTTTAAAAAGAACCGGTACACAAATTCTTCAAAATTCTGATATCCCCCTTCTCATCTTTTTCCAAAAAACTCACCACCTTGCCGTGAAAAAACGCAGCCACAGGAAAACCGTCACTCGCCTCAGGAAAACCGGAAGGAGCTTTTTCGATTCTCCCCTGGCGTAACGCCTGAAATAGCGAATCGGTAAGTTCGAACGAGGCCCAATTTTCAACCAATTTTTCGAGAGAAATTTCACCCAGAGCCTCCAACGAAAAAGGCCCGACTCGCGTACGGCGGAGCTCGGTCATGAGTGCGCCCACGCCCAATTTTTGCCCTAAATCATGCACCAAAGAACGAATGTAGGTTCCGCTCGAACAATGGATGCGCAAGCGCAAAAACGGTGTTTCGAAACTCAAAATTTCCAACGCATGAATCACAACCGGCCGCGCCTTAAGCTCCACTTTTTTGCCTGCACGCGCAAGCTCATACGCGGGCTTTCCCTTGATTTT
This region of Candidatus Gracilibacteria bacterium genomic DNA includes:
- a CDS encoding MraY family glycosyltransferase, whose translation is MESLSLYIDAFRPYVLPGLFAFVATFVLSFLALRVFPKIGLMDRPHLYGLKRKPVPYSGGLILALVFFVSVFLFMKIDVRLTAVLGAAGLIVLVSFLDDRFRLSPLLRLFVQIVAALLVVLAGVGVTSITNPFGGMISLDAFQFSLHWGGAVHTYATLAVIFTVFWIVLLMNTVNWLDGLPGLVSGISVLASVLLFVLSIRPHFHYIDQTDVAMFAIILAGACLAFWRFDFSPAKMLMGDTGSMFLGFMLAILSIFSGGKIATAFLIMGFPILDAFWVVMRRIAKGQSPLKGDLGHFHHRLLKAGFSERKVIVFIYALCALFGGLALVLGSQGKLIALVVMGVMMGVLGSWVARKGKKEGN
- the truB gene encoding tRNA pseudouridine(55) synthase TruB; the encoded protein is MTQAVEKKMQDSALRFAPCVLVLDKPSGVSSFREVARVRRESGVRRVGHLGTLDPLATGVLVVAVGEATKLIEYFMKADKVYEATAEFGKVSDTYDREGEIKVFASVNSLEKITREAIEQALPSFTGEIMQVPPIFSALKIKGKPAYELARAGKKVELKARPVVIHALEILSFETPFLRLRIHCSSGTYIRSLVHDLGQKLGVGALMTELRRTRVGPFSLEALGEISLEKLVENWASFELTDSLFQALRQGRIEKAPSGFPEASDGFPVAAFFHGKVVSFLEKDEKGDIRILKNLCTGSF